In Flammeovirgaceae bacterium 311, one DNA window encodes the following:
- a CDS encoding TonB-dependent receptor plug (COG4771 Outer membrane receptor for ferrienterochelin and colicins) codes for MKRLLLIGLLFCWLLPGASAQQQLTGKVTDALTSESLPGAAVLIKGTTTGTVTDINGNFKLEVPGPDAVLVISFIGYLQEETKVGTRAVINITLTPDLEQLDEVVVIGYGSVKKSDLTGSVASIKAEDLKAVPVTSFDQALQGRAAGVQVIQTTGAPGGETNIRIRGTSSVNASSEPLYVIDGMLVNSNGGEMSIGGRGPRIGALSTINPNDIESIEVLKDASATAIYGSRGANGVILITTKRGKAGKGTVSFESYYGVQEVAKKIDLLNASQFADLINEANVNAGRAPVYVNPDRFGEGTDWQEELFQQAPIANYQVSFTGGTDKTKYAVSGGYFTQDGVVIGSDFNRYSFRVNLDTDVSDRLTIGSNISYNRLSSNGVLTGPGTIVPGVITNALQFNPMAPVYDPSQPLGYTFEHLLKAGIANPVAEAREYESETNTSRILGNMSAQFEIIKGLALRSSLGIDGLTTKSNTFGPNGLKRTEGSQGEASVSTLEALTWLNTNTITFDKELNDQNRINVLAGFELQKFRNESLGAYAFGFSDPRTGWHNLGAAENPQNPGNGELEWSMLSYLGRINYSLKNKYLITLSGRIDGSSKFAEGNKYGYFPSGAIAWKVAEEPFMSNIDFVQDLKIRASYGWTGNQAIGPYQSLALVAPFGQGVFSSGPSSVVFLGKEPTSYPNQDLKWETTEQSNLGIDLAVLKGRLSVTAELYNKNTVDLLLGTPIPYTSGFGSTLLNVGNVQNRGVDLAINTVNIDGKVSWNTAFNFSVNRNKITNLAREGDINMGAGGNILREGEPIGTFFGYVFDGIFQSDDEAAASPVIVGQRPAAGDRRYRDISGPEGVPDGVINDFDRTIIGSAQPDFIWGLNNEISFSNFTLSFFFQGSQGNEMVNMNLINLENVNGQQNVLAEAGLNRWTPENPSNRYARALATATDNVFSSRFVEDASYVRLKNVTLGYNLPASILQRIKVANLRIYASATNLWTLTDYSGYDPEGNAYGHTTNLVGVDDGNYPQSKTYLLGLNLGF; via the coding sequence ATGAAAAGATTGCTACTAATCGGTTTATTATTCTGCTGGCTACTGCCAGGCGCTTCTGCCCAGCAACAGCTTACCGGTAAGGTGACAGATGCTTTAACATCAGAGTCTTTGCCCGGTGCAGCGGTCCTTATCAAAGGCACCACCACAGGTACGGTTACTGATATAAACGGCAATTTTAAGCTGGAAGTGCCAGGACCTGATGCTGTGCTGGTGATCTCCTTTATTGGTTATCTGCAGGAGGAGACAAAAGTTGGCACAAGGGCCGTCATCAACATTACGCTTACACCAGACCTGGAGCAGCTCGATGAGGTAGTGGTGATCGGTTATGGTTCGGTGAAAAAATCTGACCTTACCGGTTCGGTGGCCTCTATCAAGGCAGAAGATCTTAAGGCCGTACCTGTTACTTCCTTTGATCAGGCCCTGCAGGGGCGGGCGGCAGGGGTGCAGGTGATACAGACTACAGGTGCGCCCGGCGGCGAAACCAACATCCGGATCAGGGGAACCAGCTCTGTAAACGCCAGCAGCGAACCTTTATATGTAATAGATGGTATGCTGGTGAACAGCAATGGTGGCGAAATGTCTATTGGCGGCCGCGGCCCCCGGATTGGTGCGCTATCAACCATCAACCCCAACGACATTGAATCCATAGAGGTGCTCAAAGATGCTTCTGCCACGGCTATTTACGGTTCCAGGGGGGCCAACGGGGTAATCTTGATCACCACCAAAAGAGGTAAGGCAGGCAAGGGTACTGTTAGCTTTGAGAGCTATTATGGCGTACAGGAAGTGGCCAAAAAAATCGATCTGTTAAATGCATCACAATTTGCCGACCTGATCAATGAGGCCAATGTTAATGCAGGCCGTGCACCGGTCTATGTAAATCCTGACCGTTTTGGCGAGGGAACAGACTGGCAGGAAGAGCTTTTCCAGCAGGCGCCCATTGCCAATTACCAGGTCTCCTTCACGGGCGGTACCGACAAAACGAAATATGCCGTTTCAGGTGGCTATTTCACCCAGGATGGGGTAGTGATCGGCTCTGACTTCAACCGTTATTCTTTCCGGGTAAACCTGGATACCGATGTAAGCGACCGCCTGACGATTGGCAGTAATATCTCCTACAACAGACTTTCTTCTAATGGGGTACTTACCGGCCCCGGTACCATTGTGCCCGGTGTAATCACCAATGCACTGCAGTTTAACCCCATGGCTCCCGTCTATGATCCCAGCCAACCGCTGGGTTATACCTTTGAGCACCTGTTAAAAGCGGGTATTGCAAACCCGGTTGCCGAGGCAAGGGAGTATGAGTCTGAAACCAATACCTCCAGGATATTGGGTAATATGTCGGCCCAGTTCGAGATCATCAAGGGGCTGGCCCTGCGCTCCAGCCTCGGTATTGATGGGCTCACAACTAAATCTAACACCTTTGGCCCCAATGGCCTTAAAAGAACAGAAGGCAGTCAGGGAGAGGCCAGTGTCTCTACCCTGGAGGCACTTACCTGGCTTAATACCAATACCATTACTTTCGATAAGGAGCTCAATGATCAGAACAGGATCAATGTACTTGCCGGGTTCGAATTGCAAAAGTTCAGGAACGAATCCTTAGGTGCCTATGCTTTTGGTTTTTCAGATCCCCGTACGGGCTGGCATAACCTGGGTGCTGCAGAAAACCCGCAGAATCCTGGCAATGGCGAACTGGAGTGGAGCATGCTTTCCTACCTGGGCAGGATCAATTATTCGCTTAAGAATAAATACCTGATCACCCTCTCCGGCCGCATCGATGGGTCTTCCAAGTTTGCCGAGGGGAATAAGTACGGCTACTTTCCATCTGGTGCCATTGCCTGGAAAGTGGCAGAAGAACCTTTTATGAGTAACATAGACTTTGTCCAGGATCTGAAGATCAGGGCCAGCTATGGCTGGACGGGTAACCAGGCCATCGGACCATACCAGTCTCTTGCCTTAGTTGCTCCCTTCGGACAGGGTGTATTCAGCAGTGGGCCAAGCTCGGTTGTGTTTCTAGGTAAAGAGCCAACTTCGTATCCTAACCAGGATCTGAAATGGGAAACAACAGAGCAAAGTAATTTAGGTATTGATCTGGCAGTATTGAAAGGCCGGTTGAGTGTTACCGCAGAGCTCTATAATAAAAATACGGTAGACCTGCTGCTGGGAACTCCCATTCCATACACCAGCGGCTTTGGCAGTACTCTGCTGAACGTGGGTAATGTACAAAACAGAGGCGTAGATCTGGCCATTAACACAGTGAATATAGATGGTAAAGTGTCCTGGAACACTGCCTTCAACTTCTCTGTGAACCGAAACAAAATCACCAACCTGGCCCGCGAAGGTGATATCAACATGGGTGCCGGAGGTAATATTCTGCGAGAGGGCGAGCCGATCGGTACCTTCTTCGGCTATGTGTTCGACGGCATCTTTCAGAGCGACGATGAGGCAGCGGCCAGTCCTGTGATTGTGGGCCAGCGCCCTGCTGCCGGCGATCGCAGGTACAGAGACATCAGCGGACCGGAGGGGGTGCCTGATGGTGTGATCAACGATTTCGACAGAACCATCATTGGCTCGGCCCAGCCAGATTTTATCTGGGGCCTCAACAACGAAATTTCCTTCAGCAATTTCACCTTGTCCTTTTTCTTCCAGGGATCGCAGGGCAACGAAATGGTAAACATGAACCTGATTAACCTGGAGAATGTAAACGGACAGCAAAATGTATTGGCAGAAGCGGGTTTAAACCGCTGGACCCCGGAGAATCCAAGCAACCGCTATGCACGTGCGCTGGCAACGGCAACAGATAATGTTTTTTCATCCAGGTTTGTAGAAGATGCTTCCTATGTCCGCCTTAAAAACGTTACCCTGGGCTATAATCTTCCTGCCTCCATTCTGCAGAGAATTAAGGTGGCCAACCTGCGTATTTACGCAAGCGCCACCAACCTCTGGACCCTGACTGACTATAGCGGCTACGATCCGGAGGGAAATGCTTATGGACATACTACGAACCTGGTTGGGGTGGACGATGGTAATTACCCTCAATCCAAAACCTACCTGCTGGGCCTTAACCTGGGATTTTAA
- a CDS encoding ATPase (COG0642 Signal transduction histidine kinase), whose translation MVPLDKTLHQLAWKTNSIFFVFDPSENNFHYLSDNASVSFEIDVALIMKDPAVLLDRIFADDRVRVLEEFSHIGTKDCIEADFRLLFTPNQPVKWLHIKACMLQGEPALQGCIVGFAEDITSRKEIEMYLTNTHAQKDVALQILGHDIRSPIGTISAASSLLERSVCHEDLKNIEPLFRIISDTCQNALNLINDVLQSVYWDAQNTVKKKRRIDLVDMVENQLHAYRLLHQDQKDFKLFSSTRHVYIRSDQVRLQLILENLLSNAYKFTKRNGTIAVDLQEKEGKVQIAVKDDGIGIPDRLKPMIFQKFTNARREGMQGEKPTGLGLHIVKTMVEQLNGHIWFESGEERGTTFFVELPKKGI comes from the coding sequence ATGGTGCCATTAGATAAAACACTCCATCAGCTTGCATGGAAAACCAACAGCATATTTTTTGTCTTTGACCCATCAGAAAATAACTTTCACTATTTAAGCGATAATGCCAGTGTATCCTTTGAAATAGATGTGGCACTGATTATGAAAGATCCAGCCGTATTGTTAGATAGAATTTTTGCTGATGACAGAGTTCGTGTACTGGAAGAATTTAGCCATATAGGCACCAAAGATTGTATTGAAGCCGACTTTCGGCTGCTGTTTACTCCAAACCAGCCTGTAAAGTGGCTGCACATCAAAGCCTGTATGCTCCAGGGAGAACCTGCGCTGCAAGGTTGTATCGTTGGCTTTGCAGAGGATATTACCTCCCGAAAAGAGATTGAAATGTACCTCACTAATACACATGCCCAAAAAGATGTTGCCCTGCAGATCCTAGGCCACGACATTCGCTCCCCAATTGGTACCATCTCGGCGGCAAGCAGTCTGCTGGAAAGAAGTGTATGCCATGAAGACCTCAAGAATATTGAGCCACTCTTTCGTATTATTAGCGATACCTGCCAAAATGCACTTAACCTGATAAACGATGTGCTCCAGAGCGTTTACTGGGATGCTCAGAACACGGTGAAAAAAAAGAGACGGATTGATCTGGTGGATATGGTGGAAAACCAGCTTCATGCCTACAGATTGCTGCACCAGGATCAGAAAGATTTTAAGCTTTTTTCCTCAACCAGGCATGTATATATCAGATCTGACCAGGTACGACTACAGCTGATCCTGGAAAACCTGTTGAGCAACGCCTATAAATTCACAAAAAGAAATGGCACTATTGCCGTAGATCTTCAGGAAAAAGAAGGTAAGGTGCAGATTGCTGTTAAAGACGATGGCATAGGCATCCCTGATCGTTTAAAGCCCATGATCTTTCAGAAGTTTACCAATGCCAGAAGAGAAGGCATGCAGGGAGAAAAACCAACCGGTTTAGGATTACACATTGTTAAAACTATGGTTGAACAGCTGAACGGACACATTTGGTTTGAGAGCGGAGAGGAAAGGGGCACTACCTTTTTTGTTGAATTACCAAAAAAAGGGATCTGA
- a CDS encoding sugar-phosphate isomerase (COG1482 Phosphomannose isomerase) yields MNRSNYDKYPFVQVEEENQSCVTGWDAICQTLNQKVKTINKKIRLVVIECYQGVDSAELLTHLQKGLQHQLWINSAEAFREEASIRAMVYPDVTDDRVFGYLSRLRMENFLDGDKVQQQRQKINKLHEGTVVVYGHGASLIVPHSDLLVYADMARWEIQLRMRRHEVNNLGVSNKEEEFAAQYKQAFFVDWRVCDRLKKELMPRWDFVLDTNTPNSPKLLAGKALQKGLEVAAGRPFRVVPFFDPGPWGGQWMKEVCDLDRSEVNYAWCFDCVPEENSLLLGYGNVKVEIPAINLVFFQTDRLLGPKVHARFGDEFPIRFDFLDTMEGGNLSLQVHPTTEYVQQAFGMHYTQDESYYMLDVAEDAYVYLGLQEGVNPEAMIQELKEAQQEGRSFDAEKHVKKWPVQKHDHVSIPAGTVHCSGAGSMVLEISATPYIFTFKLWDWGRLGLDGKPRPINIEHGEKVIQWDRTASWVEQNTLNLVEPLGEGEGWKEERTGLNELQFIETRRHWFTGKVPHHTGGIVNVLNLVQGREAIVESPTAAFDPFIVHYAETFIVPAAVGAYTIRPYGEAEGTRCATIKAYVRI; encoded by the coding sequence TTGAACAGATCAAATTACGATAAGTATCCTTTTGTTCAGGTGGAGGAAGAAAATCAGTCCTGTGTAACAGGCTGGGATGCAATTTGCCAAACCCTGAATCAAAAGGTAAAAACAATAAATAAAAAGATCAGGCTGGTCGTGATCGAATGCTATCAGGGTGTGGATAGTGCCGAACTGCTCACCCACCTGCAAAAGGGCCTGCAGCACCAGCTCTGGATTAATTCTGCTGAAGCCTTCAGGGAAGAAGCCAGCATCCGTGCCATGGTATATCCCGATGTGACCGACGACCGGGTTTTTGGCTATCTGAGCCGGCTTAGGATGGAAAATTTCCTGGATGGGGATAAGGTACAACAGCAGCGGCAAAAGATAAACAAATTGCATGAGGGTACTGTAGTGGTGTACGGCCATGGGGCAAGCCTTATTGTTCCGCACTCAGATTTGCTGGTATATGCCGATATGGCCCGCTGGGAAATACAGCTGCGCATGCGCCGGCATGAGGTAAATAATTTGGGTGTTTCCAATAAGGAAGAAGAATTTGCTGCCCAGTACAAGCAGGCTTTTTTTGTAGACTGGCGTGTGTGCGACCGGCTGAAAAAAGAGCTGATGCCCAGGTGGGATTTTGTACTGGATACCAATACCCCCAACAGTCCGAAGCTGCTGGCTGGTAAAGCCCTGCAGAAAGGTTTGGAAGTAGCGGCCGGCAGACCATTCAGGGTAGTTCCGTTTTTCGACCCCGGGCCATGGGGCGGACAGTGGATGAAAGAAGTATGCGATCTGGATCGTTCAGAAGTTAACTATGCCTGGTGTTTCGATTGTGTACCGGAAGAAAATAGCCTTCTGCTGGGCTATGGCAATGTTAAAGTAGAAATACCTGCTATCAACCTGGTTTTTTTCCAGACCGACAGGCTGCTGGGACCTAAGGTCCATGCTCGCTTTGGCGATGAGTTTCCCATCCGTTTCGATTTTCTGGATACCATGGAAGGTGGTAACCTTAGCCTGCAGGTACACCCCACTACTGAGTATGTTCAGCAGGCCTTTGGCATGCATTATACCCAGGACGAAAGCTACTATATGCTCGATGTTGCAGAGGATGCCTATGTATACCTGGGCCTGCAGGAGGGGGTAAATCCTGAGGCTATGATTCAGGAGCTGAAGGAAGCGCAACAGGAGGGCAGGAGCTTTGATGCGGAAAAGCATGTAAAGAAATGGCCGGTACAAAAGCATGATCATGTATCGATACCGGCAGGTACAGTACACTGCTCCGGTGCGGGCAGCATGGTGCTTGAAATAAGCGCAACTCCCTACATATTTACCTTTAAGCTATGGGATTGGGGCCGTCTGGGGCTGGATGGCAAACCAAGGCCCATCAATATTGAGCATGGGGAGAAAGTAATCCAGTGGGACCGCACCGCCTCCTGGGTGGAGCAAAACACACTGAACCTGGTGGAGCCACTGGGCGAAGGCGAAGGCTGGAAAGAAGAACGCACCGGCCTGAACGAGCTGCAGTTTATAGAAACCCGCAGGCACTGGTTTACCGGCAAAGTGCCACACCACACGGGGGGTATTGTTAATGTGCTAAACCTGGTGCAGGGCCGCGAAGCCATTGTAGAAAGTCCTACAGCTGCCTTTGATCCTTTTATAGTCCATTATGCCGAAACGTTTATTGTTCCGGCTGCTGTAGGTGCCTATACCATACGACCCTATGGTGAAGCAGAAGGTACCCGCTGCGCCACCATAAAAGCTTATGTCAGAATCTGA
- a CDS encoding glucokinase (COG1940 Transcriptional regulator/sugar kinase) produces MINIAADLGGTSIKLGILNRGKLLATANLEALAHENIETNLTRLSGAAKELLAQLAIPLEQVNGIGLTFPGIVDSQQARVLSRYVKYNNAHEFDFRAWALQEWNVPLALENDARAALLGEWTQGAGKGCNNIVLLTLGTGVGSAALIEGKLLRGTHFLAGNLGGHMSVNVNGGPCNCGFFGCLETEASTWVLPEKAAKHPLFGESSLSRADSIGFATLFQEAERGDKLSALLLEDCLKAWGVGVVNMVHAYDPELIIIGGGIMKKKGSILPYLQSMVDRYAWAPAAGSVRIVSAEQVEYAGLLGMDYMVSQLS; encoded by the coding sequence ATGATAAACATAGCAGCAGACCTTGGCGGTACCAGCATAAAGCTGGGTATCTTGAATAGAGGCAAACTGCTGGCCACCGCTAATCTGGAAGCGCTGGCCCATGAAAACATAGAAACAAATCTCACCAGGCTTAGCGGGGCCGCAAAAGAGTTGCTGGCACAGCTGGCAATTCCGCTAGAGCAGGTAAATGGAATAGGGCTGACCTTTCCCGGTATTGTAGACAGCCAGCAGGCCAGGGTGCTCTCCCGCTATGTAAAGTACAATAATGCACATGAGTTTGATTTCAGGGCATGGGCACTACAGGAGTGGAACGTACCCTTAGCGCTTGAAAACGATGCCAGGGCCGCCCTGCTCGGGGAGTGGACACAGGGAGCCGGAAAGGGCTGTAACAATATTGTACTGCTTACCCTGGGAACAGGCGTGGGCAGTGCGGCACTGATAGAAGGAAAGCTGCTGCGGGGAACTCATTTTCTGGCCGGTAATCTGGGTGGCCATATGTCTGTAAATGTAAACGGAGGCCCCTGTAACTGCGGTTTTTTCGGTTGCCTGGAAACGGAAGCATCTACCTGGGTGCTGCCGGAAAAGGCAGCAAAACATCCGCTCTTTGGAGAAAGTAGCTTGTCCCGGGCAGATTCTATAGGCTTTGCCACTCTTTTTCAGGAGGCTGAAAGGGGCGATAAACTCTCTGCCTTGCTCCTGGAAGACTGCCTGAAAGCCTGGGGGGTAGGGGTGGTAAATATGGTGCATGCGTATGATCCCGAGCTGATAATCATCGGGGGTGGCATCATGAAAAAGAAGGGAAGCATTTTGCCCTATCTGCAAAGCATGGTAGACCGGTATGCCTGGGCACCCGCTGCAGGATCCGTTAGGATCGTTTCTGCAGAGCAGGTAGAGTATGCAGGTTTACTGGGCATGGATTATATGGTTTCACAATTAAGCTGA
- a CDS encoding RagB/SusD domain-containing protein, with translation MKNMQHTINWPKISICILVCLSLSIASCEDFLEENPKDRVAQSNFYTTAQDAEAAVNSIYGFLGSYSTGNTAGIYHSTFWITIGLASDEMVNNQLGTLWNDELGTFAYNAENANLLEIWQMHYKTIYLANIAIDRIPAISLDQTLRDRLVNEAKFLRGLMYYNLVRMFGRVPLLVSEVSPLNPEAAEVDAIYAQIIQDLTDAEALPTDGNIQEGRATQGAAKALLAKVYLTREDYQNASAKALEVINSGTYELWDNFADAFRLVNRGGKEAIFSVGFGDGGGAISFWEVGQFNVRLLPAELTRYRANVNNTHGWQVATQDLYNSFSDEDERKAVTFMTELLDDGGNVVTLSKVHIQKFWDSPADPTAGGSNADFPVIRYSDVLLVYAEAQAALNNFDEANRYLNMVRNRANLDDVNITSRDAFMEAVLLERRKEFVAEGHRWFDLVRMGQLEEKVQQAKGINVNGIYNIFPIPQRERNVNPNLPQNTGY, from the coding sequence ATGAAAAATATGCAGCACACGATAAACTGGCCAAAGATCAGCATATGCATTCTGGTATGTCTGAGCCTTTCAATAGCCTCCTGCGAGGATTTTCTGGAAGAAAACCCAAAGGACAGGGTGGCGCAAAGTAACTTTTATACCACCGCTCAGGACGCCGAAGCGGCCGTAAATTCCATTTATGGGTTTCTGGGCTCTTATTCTACGGGGAATACTGCCGGTATTTACCATAGCACCTTCTGGATTACCATCGGCCTTGCTTCCGACGAAATGGTGAACAACCAGCTGGGAACCCTCTGGAACGATGAGCTGGGCACTTTTGCCTATAATGCTGAAAATGCAAACCTGCTGGAGATCTGGCAGATGCACTACAAGACCATTTACCTGGCTAACATTGCCATTGACAGAATTCCCGCCATATCTTTGGACCAGACCCTGCGGGACAGACTGGTAAATGAAGCAAAATTTCTGAGGGGCCTAATGTATTACAACCTGGTCAGAATGTTTGGGAGGGTGCCTTTACTGGTGAGTGAGGTAAGCCCCCTGAATCCAGAAGCAGCCGAGGTAGATGCTATCTATGCCCAGATCATTCAGGACCTGACCGATGCCGAAGCCCTGCCCACCGATGGTAACATACAGGAGGGGCGGGCCACTCAGGGCGCTGCCAAGGCACTGCTGGCCAAGGTTTACCTTACCCGCGAAGATTATCAGAATGCATCGGCCAAAGCACTGGAGGTTATTAATTCAGGTACCTATGAGCTGTGGGATAATTTTGCAGATGCCTTCAGACTGGTTAACCGCGGCGGAAAAGAAGCCATCTTCTCTGTTGGCTTTGGCGATGGCGGCGGGGCCATATCTTTCTGGGAGGTAGGGCAGTTTAACGTAAGGCTGCTTCCGGCAGAACTTACCAGGTACCGGGCCAATGTAAACAACACCCATGGCTGGCAGGTAGCTACCCAGGATCTGTACAATTCTTTTTCAGATGAGGACGAGCGGAAAGCCGTTACCTTTATGACCGAGCTGCTGGACGACGGCGGCAATGTGGTAACACTAAGCAAGGTCCATATTCAAAAATTCTGGGATAGTCCCGCAGATCCTACAGCCGGTGGCTCCAATGCCGATTTTCCGGTAATCAGGTATTCAGATGTACTATTGGTCTATGCAGAAGCACAGGCAGCACTCAACAATTTTGATGAGGCAAACAGATACCTGAACATGGTGAGAAACCGCGCCAACCTTGACGATGTTAACATCACAAGCAGGGATGCCTTTATGGAGGCAGTGCTGCTGGAAAGGCGGAAAGAGTTTGTAGCCGAAGGACACCGCTGGTTTGACCTGGTAAGAATGGGACAACTGGAAGAAAAAGTGCAGCAGGCAAAGGGGATTAACGTAAATGGCATTTACAACATATTTCCAATTCCGCAGCGGGAACGTAACGTAAACCCTAACCTGCCACAGAACACTGGCTATTGA
- a CDS encoding sugar transporter (COG0477 Permeases of the major facilitator superfamily): protein MSESENLKKNMMPTQTSTLQPEKKESTTAFVLKVTVVAALGGLLFGYDTAVIAGAIGFLQIKFNLSAAMVGWAASSAIWGCVVGAMFAGLLSDRIGRKKVLLLTAVLFAVSAIGSAIPNNLTQFIIARFVGGLGVGAASMLSPLYISEIAPAHIRGTLVSLYQLAIVIGINLVYFINMQIATQNNESWNVESGWRYMLGSETIPAALFLALLFLVPESPRWLVKNKREAEALDTLTKVNGRARALEVMQEIKVALAQETGTVAELFKPGLRVALIVGVVLALFSQITGINAIIYYAPEIFKSIGFATESAFTQTLFIGLVNTIFTFVALWLIDKAGRRALLLWGVGGMVLCLLGVGICFYFNFTEGPWLLIFILGFIACFASSLGPIPWVIISEIFPTKTRGIAMSFCTVVLWIGVVLITQLTPMLLEGLGGAFTFWIFMINAIILLLFTWKMIPETKQRTLEEIELSWSHR from the coding sequence ATGTCAGAATCTGAAAACCTGAAAAAGAACATGATGCCAACCCAAACATCAACCCTACAGCCCGAAAAAAAAGAGTCTACCACTGCCTTTGTGCTGAAAGTAACAGTAGTGGCAGCCCTAGGCGGCCTGCTTTTTGGCTACGATACTGCCGTAATAGCCGGTGCCATAGGCTTTTTGCAGATAAAGTTTAATTTATCTGCAGCCATGGTAGGCTGGGCGGCCAGCAGTGCCATTTGGGGCTGTGTGGTGGGGGCCATGTTTGCAGGCTTGCTAAGCGATCGCATCGGCAGAAAAAAGGTGCTGCTCTTAACAGCCGTTCTTTTTGCAGTATCGGCCATTGGTTCTGCCATACCTAATAACCTTACCCAGTTTATCATCGCCAGATTTGTTGGCGGGCTGGGGGTAGGGGCAGCTTCCATGCTCTCGCCCCTCTACATATCAGAGATAGCGCCAGCTCACATTCGCGGTACACTGGTAAGCCTTTATCAGCTGGCGATTGTCATCGGCATCAACCTGGTGTACTTTATCAACATGCAGATAGCCACCCAGAACAACGAATCCTGGAATGTGGAGTCGGGCTGGCGCTATATGCTGGGATCGGAAACCATCCCGGCTGCCCTGTTCCTGGCGCTGCTTTTCCTGGTTCCCGAAAGCCCCCGCTGGCTGGTAAAAAACAAGCGCGAAGCTGAAGCACTGGATACCCTCACGAAGGTTAACGGCCGTGCACGGGCGCTGGAGGTTATGCAGGAGATAAAAGTGGCACTGGCGCAGGAAACCGGCACTGTGGCAGAATTATTTAAGCCCGGGCTGCGGGTGGCGCTGATCGTGGGGGTTGTGCTGGCCCTGTTTTCACAGATTACCGGCATCAATGCCATTATTTATTATGCACCGGAAATTTTCAAAAGCATTGGCTTTGCTACGGAGTCTGCCTTTACCCAAACCCTCTTTATCGGGTTGGTCAATACCATTTTCACGTTTGTGGCACTGTGGCTTATCGATAAGGCCGGCAGAAGAGCCCTGCTGCTGTGGGGCGTTGGCGGTATGGTGCTGTGCCTGCTGGGTGTAGGCATCTGCTTTTACTTCAACTTTACAGAAGGTCCCTGGCTGCTTATTTTTATCCTGGGCTTTATTGCCTGTTTTGCTTCCTCCCTGGGTCCCATTCCCTGGGTAATCATTTCAGAAATTTTCCCTACCAAAACCAGGGGTATTGCCATGTCATTCTGCACCGTAGTACTCTGGATTGGTGTGGTGCTGATCACCCAGCTAACACCTATGCTGCTGGAAGGACTCGGAGGCGCCTTTACCTTCTGGATCTTCATGATCAATGCCATTATCCTGCTGCTCTTTACCTGGAAAATGATACCGGAAACAAAGCAGCGTACGCTGGAGGAAATAGAATTAAGCTGGAGCCACCGCTAA